The DNA region tagcttctctggaagctcgctcgaccgagcgaggtagtggctcgggtcgagcggaagttcAGAAGGCTACATAGGATTCTGATTTCGTCAGAATGTGAAATGGCTATGCAATTAAGTGGTGCATtacttctattgtttattgtaatgtttattgtcatagttaattggatgttaattgtggtttatggtgatttatgagggaatactaagggtgatgaatgccttgtctataaataggattcatcacccatagtaacattcaccaaaaaaacacacatattgttgagagggctattgcattgttagaaacttgagagtgttcttactttgctctagtatttgtgatcttgagagattgttctcaagataagggaggtttattatacttgtaattgttgaattcattataataaactacatttgagggggaggtattcaagatacctcataaacacttgtgttcattcttgcattatattttaatttgtttttctttgttatacctctttgaggcttgcgctttcaatgTGTAATGTGCTAATAAAGTTTCACCAATACGGTactatattaactttttaaaaatgaacACAAATTAGAAATtcaagaacaatgaacaattcgcatttgattataataaaattaaatatcttTTCAAAGCAATATCTCTACATCAGCATCAATTAGTTACCAACTTTTGACATTATGTCATTCATAAGCGGAGGAAACAAAATCAGAATCCACGTAAGAATTATAAGACTCATAGTGATCATAATAGGCATAGTCTGGCAACTCATCTAACTTGATTTCAACATTGTCGAGGCTAAGACGTCGCCATTTGACCCAAGCAGGAGGAGGAAAGAACAGCGTTGTATAAACCTCTCGCTCCTTTTTAGGCATCACAGCAAAGAAGAGAACCATATCATTCTGGTTGTCGTCATCAAAGTCCAAAATGGATTGgtcattaaaattattaaaccCCGCGAACCCGAACCACACAGAAATACTTTCTTTATATCTTGGATATTTAAACTCCATCACCTCAGGCATAACATTTGGGTCAAAATACTCGTCATCAACATTAAAATAGTTGAAAAGAATATCATTAGAAAACTTATCGCAAATTGCCAAAGAATTTTCATCTTTTAACGGATTATCATTGAGTAGTGTGGATTGAAAAGAAATTGAGACGTAGTTCGACCAAAATAAGATTTCATCTCTcaaattctttatatttttacttttagacGACTCATTTCCAAAGTAATAGCACTGACTATCACCACCATCCGGTGAAACAACCAAATATAAGCCACCGTTGGATTTTGATGGAACCAAGCAGCAACGCCCCAAAGGGACATCCTTACAGCCCCACtagcaaaaggtttcaaaaCTAACGTCTTATACCTTGGATTGATTGTTTCTAGTCGCCACCGATCACCACTTACTTGAAATACAAAAAACAATTCGTTGTTATAGCAATTCCATATATCACAAAATTGtgttgttttttgttttcttggcCCGACACGTTAATTTCAGCCCATTCAATTTCTTGTTTCTGTGTACCATTTGGTCTCAACATTAACAATTTCCTTGACGACCCAGAAACATGATCACGAGAAAATAGAATGAGAATGGTAGATAGTGGCTGGATTGACGATGTGAGATCCCATTTGCCCACAACTTCGGCGGATATTGGTTTGGCATTGAAATCCAACTCATCAACCAAAGTCAAAGATTTAGTTAGCAAGAAAACACGACAATCTAACAGATTGATTTCCCCAACAATGGGCGGATCTGTTAGTAGATATTCGTTCCCGTTTGCCTTAGGATTGTATAAATCATGATAAGAAAGTGGGTTTAGAAAGCGCCATTTATTTGGTGCGATTTGACCCATTCTTGCCACCCACCCACTGGAATAATTAGTACAATCCTCACTAGGATTGAGGGGTGAAAAGAAATAAAAGGCAGTTTCGAGTAAAAATAGGGGGCGTTCAATGCCGTCGCCGACAATTGTAGGGACATGGATATGAGATCTATAAGTGGAGTGTTAAAGTAAGGGTAGAGCGGATCTCCAAGAAGAACAGACCCCTCGAAGACTTGTAAGATAAGTTTTCAAATAAGGTGTTGGAGTATTCGTGTTAAGATATCAGCAGGAAGATCAGTCCATTCTTGAACTTGTTTGTTTAACATGGTGGAAGTGATTTGCAACGTAAAGATTGAAAAACCAGGCGAAGTAATAAAAAGGAAGATAAGAGACTGAATAGGTCCTTTGTATTTATAACTTAATTGGAAGATGCAGGGACTTATTTTTGAAAAGTTATTCCGCATGCCAATTATTAATGAATTCTCTACTGTCTGTAATTCATTAGTAGAGATAAAAATGTTTGTCtgagaattttttttcattttgttaccacatttttttaaaatattccaAATTTGTTAGTCTCTACTCTCTTCAAATACAAATTATCAATTGAGACAATTTTAGATGGGAATATTTTTATTGGGTTGAATTGACACAATAAATATATTCAATTGAGAAAATTAAATATAGTGTTCATTTACAATTTCATCACTAATATACTTCCTCCgatcttatttattttcttgtttactttttgcacaattttcaaagtaaattttgagtcttAATACCTCTAaacacacataataaaaaattatacattaaaacaaatttaaggagatctcacatagatatattttattttctaaatatgtctcaaaaacataaattaaatttttctcttcttaaagtgaaatattcaaaTGGGCAGAACTTTAGAGAAAGGAGGGAGTATTACCTTAAAATAATCACATATAACCATAAACGAATCACTTGCATTTTTAAAGTGAATAATTATACTACCtcattctattttgtttttccaCTGTACATTTTGCATGCATTTCAAAGCAAATATTGACGGTCAATATCTGTAAGTATGCATTATAAAAATTAcagatatttcatgatataccactgagtttcttcgaaattcaccatataccacacaaaatgttttaattcaccatatacaattgagttttcgtccgttagcacagaataccattaatggcaactgccgttagtgtgccgtcgtttgtggtaaattattaatttaccatataccattaattttatttttttgcgtcaaataccattttttgcgTCAAATCTAACGATAACTGATATCTGTATGTATCAAGAAACGACACACTAAAATTGCATTGGTAATAATAGTTATGCTATAGAAAAAGGCAGATGTCGGAAGCTACTATATGAATGTTTCTAACTCATCATAACTCATCAAGGCACACGCAAGTATACATGTTTGTGACATCGCGTGGCTAAAATAGGCTACGTTTACAAGTAAATTCAAAAGAAGACATCACTTCAAGCAGGGAAACCCCAGATAAGTTGGTACTTTACAAGCAATAAAGATGATTAGAAAAATTTAGTCTCTATGCCCAGCATATGAAACGCAAGTTTCAAGGTGTGCAACCATGGATGAGTTCGTTTACAGATCATGCCTATCCCTCACCAAATTTGAAAAACTAGTTCAGCCCACAAGTCATCAGAGAACATGCAGCATGCCTCTTTAGCCGCAAACTTAAAAGAGCCGTGACAAGCAGCTTTAAAGATTACAATCTTATTATTGATTCAGTTATcttgattaagaatttaagatgaaGCATATTGACAAACGCTGCAACCATGGGCACATTAAGGATTACGGAACATGTGCTCCTCTGTAAAAATGGGCAGCATATGTCATGTTTTATCAAGATATGAACCAAGATCAAAGCTCATTCAAGTCAATTGCTCATAAAGCTCTGATTTATCCTACAGAGATGCCCTATTATACTAAAAGCCTTATCAAAAAGATAGTAGAAGAAAGGAAAACAACAAAGCAATCAACCAAAATGGATCACGTTCAACCCCATCACAGACTCGTGTTCCGAAAATTCAGCAACTAGGTTTTCAGCTATCGTCAGATTTGAcgcaaaaaatggtatttgacgcaaaaaaaataaaattaatggtatatggtgaatgaataatttaccacaaacggcacactaacggcagttgccattaatggtattctgtgctaacggacgaaaactcaatgatatatggtgaatttcgaagaaattcagtggtatatcatgaaatatccgcaaaattatatataaaaaattatgcaTTAAGACAAATCCAAAAAGATTATGAATGAATATGTTTTGTGTGTCTGTATGTTTCTTCAACCTCATccttattttatttacttttagttTAATTTCACAATGGATATATTGATATATTAAAATTTCCAGTTCTTCAATCCAACTTATAGAAGTTAGAAAGAATACATGATTAACTTGATGCAAACGGTAAATTAAGATTAACATTAACGGCTCGTTTTGCGTGTTTAGCTCTTAGTAATAAAATGAtggttttttcttttcaatattTCTAAAATTCTCTGACGAAATGATTGTATTAGAATGATTTGTAACGTTGACTTTCATGAAATGTAacatataataagaaaaataatgaaattttactATCAAAATTACAAAGTATTTTTGTTTACAATATTCAATTTACCACCTTTTCATATGataataaatttgaataaattttttgtaaaaatggGAAGATTAAAGTAGATGAAAcctaaacattaaatttaattagttgttaAAAGATAATTTTAGCATAATTACCCCAACTTATATTGCAATTTCACAATTTAATAACGGCAGTCGACAACCATACACTTGcaaaagtatttaatttttgctcTAATTAAGGTCATTGTGTGTTGACATAATCAAATAAAGTTTAACAATGTGGTACAATATCAAATTTCTATAAATGATCaactaaaatttgaaattcaagaacaattaacaattagcttatattaaaatttagtttaaagccTTTTCAAAGCAACCTCACCACAAAACCCTCCTTTTAACGTTTAACaaaatttcattcataatagcTCAGAAAAAGTTTGAGTGAATTATACCAAAAATAATCATCTTCATGGGCATAGTCTGGCAACTCATCTAACTTGATCTCaaaaataatcatatatatatatatatatatatatatatatatatatatatatatatatatatatatatatatatatatatatatatatatatatatatatatatatatatatatatatatatatatatatatatatatatatatatatatatatatatatatatatatatatatttcaatgtCGTATTCTTATAATGCAACAAGTAaagttgttgcgaaaaatgaatttttaacaACGATGAATTTTGTTGCCAAAAACACAAAAGGTTTTGCAACGATTTTTTTCGTTGTAATAAAGACCTAACGATTTGCAACGACAAGTAATTTGCAACCACAAAGGTCATTGCGAAAAACATCAGACTTTTGCAACTGCGAATGTCGTTGCTAAATCTTTTAGCTACAGCTGTACTCGCAACAattaaagtcgttgcaaaaaatatttttagaaacaaaaagctatttttagcaacgactttaGCTGTtgctaaaaatgatttttcttatagTGGTCGTTAGATTTGGTGATTCAGTTTAATTTAGTTGGTTGTCTTTTTCGTAAAGGGAATGAATAGTCGTCGTTATTTGTAGTGATAATatgagtatgttaatttaaatatataagtatAAAACTTAAGTAGAAATTTGATAAGATTCCAGAaagtaaagttttttttttcaaaaatcccTAAGCTGTTAGGGAATCTCCATTCGCGTTTGGTGGAAAATGCAATCTGCAATGTGAACTTCCTGACCGGGAACATTACACACTTCCTTCTTCATATTTCAGTTTGGGAGATCCCTACAATATGTGCAAAGTAGGACTATTTTTCCATAATAAATGAATAACCTGACAAATAATGTATTGCTACTTTAGAGTCTGAAATGATAGAAAACTTAGTCAAAGAGAGAAGATCATGCACcacataaaactacaaataaTAGCAAGAATTTGCGCCATGTTAGCATCAAGTGCCCTAGTAGAGAGGACAAATGAAGAATGTCGGCCACGACCTTGTGAGAGAGAAGCAGACAATCGTAATGGTGCAAAGGTTAGAGGTTGGCAGGAAAAAAGCATCTACTTAGATTAGCAAATCCTTGGTAGGAGTAGTGTCAAGAGATTCGGGGGTGGAGGGGTGGGAATAGAAGTTTAAAGCTAAGGTTTTTGTAGGCTGAAAGAAAAAGTTGTTAGGGGATTGGTTTTAGAAAAGACTATGTTATTCCATCTGGTCCAAAGCTAAACCATGTTGGCTAAAGAATAGAGTTAAAGAAAGAAGAGGACCTAAGGTTTAAATCTAACCAGGCGAAAATCTCAAGGGTGAAAATTTTTTTAGGTAAGGTGGAAAAGCAAAAAATCCAAAACTCTCTAGTAACTAAGCAATTCATGAGACAACGGATATCGTATTTTCTATAGGAGAAGGGCAGGAAGGGTAGTTGGAAGAAGAGAGGATGGAGCGGTAGTAGAGAGTGCATATACAAGTTTTATTAAAGATATTTACACTCTTTCAATGTGTACTTAAACAATCTgttataaaaagttatttacaaaatactattatcaaattaaagcatatttttatataatctaCCGTGAATTTTGAATCATTAACACACAAATACATTTTCAAAATccaaaaaagaaatataacaCCAACATAAAACATTGACGAACCAAAAATACCGATCTCCGATCAACCTATGTTTTGCAGCTTAAGAATCAATTTTTTGCATAGTTTGTTATTATATGTAGATAAGAAGAAATGATTATTTGTTGACAAAGAGACTTTGGTGAGTTGAGACTTTGTTTTTAGCAATGCAATGACACTTTCCAAActcaatatataattaaattagatCACATATACTTTATAATTACACTTTTATTTGCATACTGTAACCTTTGATTTTGTTAGTCACAGAACATGAGAATTATTATATGAATGTGTCCGAACATTTAATCAAAAAACGTTCACCAAAAATGTTTAGATTGTGCTAAAATTCAATTAGCTTATTGAGATCACACATTGAGTTATGTTTTGACCAATAACCAATTAGATTGTCATTGAACCTTCAGTTTTTCTATGGTAAAGTTGGATTTAACCTAAAAGTTTCAAATTATATGTTCGATCAACCAACCTTCCCACAATTGACATATGGCAAAGTTAAAATCGTGCTGAAATTTAGTCAGCTTGTTGAacacaaataattaatatatcatTTTGAATGCAATTAGATTGCTATATAAAGTTTTACCTTGTTTGTAATTAATTGTTGTAAGGCAGAACTTGTTGTTTATCCGACAATTGTCACAAAATTTACATGTGCCAgagttataattattatattgggCAAAAATTGAATAATTAGCTATTTTTAAGAACATAGCACATAAGAACTTTTTAGATCATCCTTTAAAGTTTAAACCTAAAagttcaaaatttttctttttgtaaaattgatcaacaaattaaacatcttgaaacattaaaataatatgaagaaagcatagtaataaataatactgCGACTTTGTACTCCGTAGCTTTCATAAGAAACTGTCTTATTGTTTAAAGAAAACAAACATGCTGCAAATAGTAAGCATCATGGATGGAAATTAGTTTAGAGAGCACAAAAGGCTAAGCTTAACTAACATGTATTACTAAAATCACACCAAACTAAAACGATGTCCTGAAAATCCATGCAAATAGCTAGCTAGATAGATGTAGTACGTAGATACGTACTAATTTCCTCCTGGGTTTGGCCCAACACCAGTACTAGTCCCAGCACCAGCACCAACTCCCAAACCCGAACTCGACCCAAGCCCAGGAATACCACCCGATCCAAGTCCAGGAATACCACCCAACCCACCACCCATACTCCCACCCATTCCTGCACCGATTCCTCCTCCAATCCCCGTCTGTCCACCAATAGGTCCACCAAGACTACCACCCATTCGAGTACCCGCACCAATACCTGCTCCAACACCTGAACTCGAACCCATGCCAAAGCCTGGTCCCCCAAAATGGCCTCCTGAGCTACCAACACCTACACCACCACTACCAATTCCAACTCCACCACCAGGCCCACCTTGGCCTATTCCAAAACCTGGCCCACCTTGTCCAATACCAAGACCTGGCCCACCTAAACCTGTTCCTAAACCAGACCCACCTTGTCCAGTTCCTGTACCAGGCCCACCTTGGACTGGACCCGACCCACCTTGACCTGGGCCTACACTAGGTGTACCTGGAAGCATGCCTACAATACCACCTTGACCAGCTGGACTACCTAGGCCCGGAACTAGGCCCGGATCAGCGCCATTATCATCTAATCCTTCATACCCAATATTTTGAGTGGTTAAATGATCAATATTTCTTGCACTAACAACACAGACaataaaataagaagaaattataaagacaacaagcTTATAAAATGAACCCATCATGTGTTTTTCAGCGTCAACGTGTTTAAAAACAAAGCAAGCTAAGTGAATATGCAAAGTTTTGAGGATGAGAATAGGGTTTATATAGAATGGTGGATCGGATCATGGAAGGGGACCAAAGTCTAATaaatttgaaagaaaatatTTACGGTTGGTAAGATGTATAAATGCTACTGTTTGGCTAGCAGTAAGTTCAATTTTAGTATGTTTTGTATACTGAAATTTAAGTCAACCTGTGGAAGAACCATATAATGCTGTATATACATGCCAGATTGTTTATGTTTTACCAATAAATGTACTTTGAGGGCAGTCTAGCTTATACAGGATATATGTGTAAGAGCCTAGATGACGTGGTGATATTTATATAGGGTTGAGCACACGCAGTCGTGGCTATATGTTTGTTGAATAACTCAGTTATTACATACTTACGTTCATTATATATagttagtgatggccacggtctGGGTTGGACCGATTCCGTTTcagttccatccggttccggttccatgtgAAACTTGATTCGAACGTTCTGGATCCGggggttccaaacggttccttggcagTTCATGAGGTGGTCCCGGCTGTTCCAACTCACGGGTCGGATCATCGGTTTcattctttttttcatttaaatataatataaaaatactatattaatgcggacgtaccttaGATGAtgacttgattattagcgaaattcattgcttgtcattgttattaaaatatttactaaatagaattaaaaaaataaattaataagaaacgataaagatgattaataaaaaaagagggagaaaatagaCTTGAACTTAGTACCCGAAGGAATATTAAGCTACTTACGTAttccgaaggaatcaaagcccacatatattaatgataagatacttgttttgagggggaggtatccttaGATACTTCATATTTCTTGTGTGTTTGTCATTGTTGTTTGATGCTctgttttattactttttttgcacttgttgtttttgttattgtttcttcaccattgttatagcccattcacaacttaaatatttattgtttaattaagTATAAGAATaacataattacaattttacaaattaaccTAAAATCCTTTTAAATTTCAATGAATAGATCATTTTAGTATTTTATGTACAAAAGTATATAGCATTAGTTTAGATTAGGTGTTAGATTCAACCCAAAATCCTTTTAAATAATATGGAATTCGGCCAACTTTAATTCGACTTTAAAATTACACACAcaataatgtaaatttaatttttacctAATTTGAAAcaccaaattcaaaacaaattaatggTGTGAATCAAGACGCAAGACTATTATTATTTAGTATTGACGTATTTATGATCTAATCAGTGATGGGTGGCTGTCTACATGCATGTCCTTTAGTTGTCATATAACTTGTGCAGCACACACCGTTCTGCATACGAATGATTCATGCATGCATTGGTTTTACCGGCTAAATTTTGGTAATCCTCTTTGCACAATTGCACCTCGTAATAATATCCTgttatttacaaaaatatctAAATTCTATAAAATTTCTAAAGACTAAAGCATATTGTTGTTACATTGTTGGCTTAAAGTTATATAAAAATGCATTACTAATTATTAcagattaatatatatatatatatatatatatatatatatatatatatatatatatatatatatatatatatatatatatatataaaagtgcGGTATTTGCTCCACACATAAAAATGGCAAAAGAGATGGGAAAGATGGAgtttaattaacatataatagGAAAAATGAATTGGGAAgggaggaggaagaagaattttTCCTAATAACGAAAACCCTAGCCCATTCAAATTActtgaaaattttatataacttttaaattcataaataataGTCTAAGAAAATTTAGGAGAACCAATTTTATTGTGACATACTATTTATGTAATATAAGAAATTAGTTAATGTTAACTGATAATAATTATTctctattaaaaattaatatgcgAATgccattataatttttaatttttttattagattgtatatATGATTCCTACTATCTATGTATTcgtacatttttcattttgtttcacTTCATATTAAATACTACATTTCCTAATAATTTGACTAAGAAAACTACTAAATTGTCTTCTTTACATTTACTTTTGACATTTCCCAACAATCCTACACTTTCTTCTTTTCTGTACTGAAGTATATTAATTATTGGCATGAGGTGT from Amaranthus tricolor cultivar Red isolate AtriRed21 chromosome 3, ASM2621246v1, whole genome shotgun sequence includes:
- the LOC130808255 gene encoding glycine-rich protein 23-like; amino-acid sequence: MHVNPYYPLACGPEPAGDPFVGPSLKVSHGYAHTNGPTQWLCDKLSRPNCARNIDHLTTQNIGYEGLDDNGADPGLVPGLGSPAGQGGIVGMLPGTPSVGPGQGGSGPVQGGPGTGTGQGGSGLGTGLGGPGLGIGQGGPGFGIGQGGPGGGVGIGSGGVGVGSSGGHFGGPGFGMGSSSGVGAGIGAGTRMGGSLGGPIGGQTGIGGGIGAGMGGSMGGGLGGIPGLGSGGIPGLGSSSGLGVGAGAGTSTGVGPNPGGN